A stretch of Clostridium formicaceticum DNA encodes these proteins:
- the pnpS gene encoding two-component system histidine kinase PnpS yields MQKKIFLVFFVILLVGILLTSFLSLSLIRSSYMDQLEEKLISNAVLIQEFIKEDHHALSSKVFQEKMQDLGEKIGIRITIIDEAGNVLVETFKKEGIIENHRNRPEIQAAYRGEVGKAIRYSNTVDLDMLYIALPLDTDLGSIVVRLAVNLLEIKKINQTLFYYIVISIGSGLIIATLIGYRFIDKIMEPIKEITEVSKKMAAGRLGMRACVPSKDEIGELADHFNHMADRLEDTIAELSDSNTKFKALLTSITNPIIAVDHKKNIILLNTAAEQLFGIERKDAIGKHILEVIRNNQLDEEIKRVLKENIDTQIEINVKNPQEKILKVYTNPIKLENDPTKTIGLVTVIEDVTEIRKLEKMRSNFVTNVSHELKTPLTSISGFVETLKSNTIEDEKTKKRFLDIIDIETERLTRLIEDILTLSEIESSQHRVLQEEIFPTNVMKEVEEMMHPIAANKGIALSSKIDMNLPNIYGNKDWFKQMLINLADNAIKYTPHGGKVLLTGYKKHHNIVITVKDTGIGIPKKDLPRLFERFYRVDKARSRKVGGTGLGLAIVKHIVLSFKGRVKVNSEEGKGTEFTVILPIKK; encoded by the coding sequence ATGCAAAAAAAAATTTTCCTAGTGTTTTTTGTTATTTTGTTAGTGGGGATACTATTGACAAGTTTTTTGTCTTTAAGTCTTATTCGCTCTAGTTATATGGATCAATTAGAAGAAAAACTAATTTCAAATGCAGTGCTTATCCAAGAGTTTATAAAGGAAGATCATCATGCATTAAGTTCTAAAGTATTTCAAGAAAAGATGCAGGATTTAGGTGAAAAAATTGGTATTAGGATAACCATTATTGATGAAGCGGGTAATGTTTTAGTGGAAACCTTTAAAAAAGAAGGAATTATTGAAAATCATAGAAATCGTCCAGAAATACAAGCCGCCTATAGGGGAGAAGTTGGTAAAGCTATTCGTTATAGCAATACAGTAGACTTAGATATGTTATATATTGCATTGCCGCTGGATACAGATTTAGGCAGTATTGTTGTTAGGTTAGCTGTGAACCTTTTAGAAATTAAAAAAATCAATCAAACTTTATTTTATTATATTGTTATCTCTATTGGCAGTGGTCTCATCATAGCTACTTTGATAGGTTATCGTTTTATTGATAAGATTATGGAACCTATTAAGGAGATTACAGAAGTATCAAAAAAAATGGCAGCAGGACGATTGGGCATGAGGGCTTGCGTTCCTTCTAAGGATGAAATCGGTGAGCTGGCAGATCATTTTAACCATATGGCAGATAGACTAGAAGATACAATAGCAGAGCTTTCGGATAGTAATACAAAATTTAAAGCTTTATTAACCAGTATTACCAATCCTATTATAGCGGTGGATCATAAGAAAAACATTATTTTGTTAAATACTGCTGCCGAGCAGTTATTTGGTATTGAGAGAAAAGATGCAATAGGCAAGCATATTTTAGAGGTGATTAGAAATAATCAATTGGATGAGGAAATTAAGAGAGTTTTAAAAGAGAATATAGATACACAAATAGAGATCAATGTGAAGAATCCTCAGGAAAAAATTTTAAAAGTCTATACAAACCCTATAAAGCTAGAAAATGATCCCACCAAAACAATAGGATTAGTCACTGTGATTGAAGATGTTACTGAAATAAGAAAACTAGAAAAAATGCGTTCAAACTTTGTTACCAATGTATCCCATGAACTAAAAACCCCCTTAACCTCTATCAGTGGGTTTGTGGAAACCTTAAAATCAAATACGATAGAGGATGAGAAAACGAAAAAACGTTTTTTAGATATTATAGACATAGAGACAGAAAGATTAACACGTCTCATTGAAGATATCTTGACGTTGTCTGAAATAGAAAGTTCTCAACATCGGGTTTTGCAAGAGGAGATTTTTCCAACAAATGTTATGAAGGAAGTAGAGGAAATGATGCATCCTATTGCCGCCAACAAGGGAATCGCATTATCATCAAAAATAGATATGAATCTACCCAACATTTATGGCAATAAGGACTGGTTTAAGCAGATGTTGATTAACTTAGCAGATAATGCTATTAAGTACACCCCTCATGGAGGAAAGGTTCTTTTAACTGGCTATAAAAAGCACCATAATATTGTTATCACGGTGAAGGATACTGGGATTGGTATCCCAAAAAAGGATTTACCAAGGCTCTTTGAGCGATTTTATCGGGTGGACAAAGCTAGAAGTAGAAAGGTTGGGGGAACTGGACTGGGTTTAGCCATTGTAAAACATATTGTATTATCTTTTAAAGGAAGAGTTAAAGTAAATAGTGAAGAGGGAAAAGGTACTGAATTCACGGTAATCCTTCCTATAAAAAAGTGA
- a CDS encoding response regulator transcription factor, with amino-acid sequence MDKRRVLVVDDEEHILELIKFNLEKSGFYVFTSDNGEDCIELLHSNAVDLVILDLMLPGIDGLEVCKEIRKIEGFSKLPIIMLTAKSEETDRILGLELGADDYVTKPFSVRELVARVKAVLRRSEDIKKQEIKVLQLRDIVMDLEKHEVVVSGKKVELTLKEFELLKMLLENKNKVMSRNVLLDEVWGYDYFGETRTVDVHIRHLRKKIGDDETGKYIETIRGVGYKMK; translated from the coding sequence ATGGATAAGAGAAGGGTCTTAGTAGTAGATGATGAAGAGCATATTTTAGAGTTAATCAAATTTAACTTAGAAAAAAGTGGTTTCTATGTTTTTACCAGTGATAATGGTGAGGATTGTATAGAACTACTCCATAGTAATGCAGTAGATTTAGTTATATTGGATTTAATGCTACCAGGTATAGATGGCCTAGAGGTATGCAAAGAAATAAGAAAAATAGAAGGTTTTAGTAAATTGCCTATCATTATGTTAACAGCAAAAAGTGAAGAAACTGATCGTATTTTAGGTTTAGAGCTGGGAGCTGATGATTATGTTACAAAACCTTTTAGTGTGAGAGAACTGGTAGCTAGAGTTAAAGCAGTTTTAAGAAGAAGTGAAGATATAAAAAAGCAGGAGATAAAAGTATTACAATTAAGAGATATCGTGATGGATTTAGAAAAGCATGAGGTAGTAGTAAGCGGAAAAAAAGTAGAGTTGACCTTGAAAGAATTTGAACTATTGAAGATGTTGCTAGAAAATAAGAATAAAGTTATGTCAAGAAATGTTCTTTTAGATGAAGTCTGGGGTTATGATTATTTTGGAGAAACCAGAACTGTAGATGTACATATTCGTCATTTGAGAAAAAAAATAGGGGATGATGAAACAGGAAAATATATAGAAACCATCAGAGGTGTGGGATATAAGATGAAGTAG
- the pgeF gene encoding peptidoglycan editing factor PgeF, protein MSFKIIEEKETKIIIVEEFQQLGMVKHGFSTRIGGVSTAHNSSLNLSFKTKDHKAHVMTNLQRFCEAIDIKVENLVLADQIHRDEIKLVTIEDRGKGIFCEKDYSGVDGLITNVSGIALMTYHADCVPLLFVDPIKKVIAASHAGWRGTALKIGQKTVEKMIKKFECRVEDITVAIGPSIGKCCYEVSNEVVKEFNTNFTYTSNIAFPNTEGKYMLDLWEANRISLKEIGVLDRNIFIANMCTACNTDLFYSHRKEKGLTGRMASVIELTE, encoded by the coding sequence TTGAGTTTTAAAATAATCGAAGAAAAAGAAACTAAGATTATCATTGTAGAAGAGTTTCAACAACTAGGCATGGTGAAACATGGATTTAGTACAAGAATAGGAGGAGTGAGCACAGCTCATAATAGCAGTTTAAATTTAAGTTTTAAAACAAAAGATCATAAAGCTCACGTAATGACGAATCTACAGAGGTTTTGTGAGGCCATAGATATAAAAGTTGAAAACTTAGTGCTTGCAGATCAAATACATAGAGATGAAATAAAGCTCGTTACGATAGAAGATAGAGGAAAAGGCATTTTTTGTGAAAAAGATTATAGCGGTGTTGATGGACTAATTACGAATGTATCAGGAATAGCCCTTATGACTTATCATGCTGATTGTGTACCCCTGTTATTTGTTGATCCTATAAAGAAGGTTATCGCTGCTTCTCATGCCGGATGGAGGGGGACAGCGTTGAAGATAGGACAAAAAACAGTGGAAAAGATGATAAAGAAGTTTGAATGCAGGGTAGAAGATATCACTGTTGCTATAGGCCCTTCCATAGGAAAGTGTTGTTATGAAGTGTCTAATGAGGTTGTTAAAGAATTTAACACAAATTTTACATATACTTCAAACATTGCATTTCCAAATACTGAAGGGAAATATATGTTAGATTTATGGGAGGCTAACCGAATATCCTTAAAGGAAATAGGCGTATTAGATAGAAATATATTCATAGCAAATATGTGCACTGCCTGCAACACAGATTTGTTTTATTCTCATCGTAAAGAGAAGGGATTGACTGGAAGGATGGCTTCTGTGATTGAACTAACTGAATAA
- the nrdR gene encoding transcriptional regulator NrdR, which translates to MNCPFCGDGESKVVDSRPTEEGQSIRRRRECISCSRRFTTYEKIEEIPLMVIKKTGNRESFNRNKILKGMIKACEKRPVALNDIESIVNEIEKQLYNSMEKEIKTEFIGELVMDHIKKLDEVAYVRFASVYREFKDINTFMGELRKLLKEKTN; encoded by the coding sequence ATGAATTGTCCTTTTTGTGGTGATGGTGAATCAAAAGTTGTGGATTCAAGACCTACGGAGGAAGGTCAGTCAATTCGTAGAAGAAGAGAATGTATTTCCTGTAGTAGAAGATTTACTACTTATGAAAAAATTGAAGAAATACCTTTGATGGTTATCAAAAAAACTGGAAATCGAGAATCCTTTAATCGCAATAAAATTTTAAAAGGTATGATTAAGGCTTGTGAAAAAAGACCCGTAGCATTAAATGATATAGAGAGCATCGTGAATGAAATAGAAAAACAGCTTTATAATTCTATGGAGAAAGAAATAAAAACAGAGTTTATTGGAGAATTGGTGATGGATCATATAAAAAAATTAGATGAGGTTGCCTATGTTCGATTTGCTTCTGTTTACAGGGAGTTTAAGGATATTAATACCTTTATGGGTGAATTAAGAAAATTACTAAAAGAAAAGACGAATTAG
- a CDS encoding YlmC/YmxH family sporulation protein — MIRASDLTEKEVINITDGRRLGLISDIDVNLEKGKINAIIVPNSEKFFGLFGKELENEITWVEIKKIGIDVILVEVKNNIEPHLRHYEEDEDFFSKEGKNKK; from the coding sequence ATGATTCGAGCATCAGATTTAACAGAAAAAGAAGTAATTAATATAACCGATGGCAGAAGATTAGGTTTAATTTCTGATATTGATGTAAATTTAGAAAAGGGGAAAATCAATGCTATTATTGTTCCAAACAGTGAAAAATTTTTTGGTTTGTTTGGGAAGGAATTGGAGAATGAAATTACGTGGGTAGAAATTAAAAAAATAGGCATTGATGTTATATTGGTAGAGGTTAAAAACAATATTGAACCTCATCTAAGGCATTATGAAGAAGACGAGGACTTTTTTTCAAAAGAAGGCAAAAACAAAAAATAG
- the sigG gene encoding RNA polymerase sporulation sigma factor SigG: MHINKVEICGVNTSELPVLTNDEMYKLFGRIKEGDYAAREQFIRGNLRLVLSVIQRFNNRGEHVDDLFQVGCIGLIKAIDNFDLSHNVKFSTYAVPMIIGEIRRYLRDNNSIRVSRSLRDTAYKALQVRDQLINKNAKEPVISEIAEQLNLPRAEVVFALDAIQDPVSLFEPIYHDSGDAIFVMDQVSDEKSEDETWIDGIAIREAMRKLNDREKLILTLRFFEGRTQMEVAEEIGISQAQVSRLEKTAVKHMKKYI; this comes from the coding sequence ATGCATATCAACAAAGTAGAAATTTGCGGAGTAAACACATCAGAATTACCAGTGTTGACGAATGATGAAATGTATAAACTATTTGGTCGCATTAAAGAGGGAGATTATGCTGCTAGAGAACAATTTATAAGAGGGAACTTAAGATTAGTGCTAAGTGTCATTCAGAGATTTAACAATAGAGGAGAACATGTGGATGATTTGTTTCAAGTAGGTTGTATTGGATTGATTAAAGCAATTGACAACTTTGATTTAAGTCATAATGTAAAATTTTCTACCTATGCTGTTCCAATGATTATTGGAGAGATCAGAAGATATTTAAGGGACAATAATTCTATTAGGGTAAGCAGATCCTTAAGAGATACTGCTTATAAAGCATTACAAGTAAGGGACCAGCTCATTAATAAAAATGCAAAGGAACCAGTAATATCAGAAATTGCTGAGCAGTTAAATTTACCTAGAGCAGAGGTAGTTTTTGCCCTTGATGCTATTCAGGATCCTGTATCTCTATTTGAACCGATTTATCATGATAGTGGTGATGCTATATTTGTAATGGATCAAGTGAGTGACGAAAAAAGCGAAGATGAGACATGGATTGATGGTATTGCCATAAGAGAAGCAATGAGAAAGTTAAATGATCGAGAAAAATTAATTTTAACCTTGAGATTTTTTGAAGGTAGGACACAGATGGAGGTAGCAGAGGAAATAGGTATTTCACAGGCACAGGTTTCTAGATTGGAAAAAACAGCAGTAAAACATATGAAGAAATACATATAA
- the sigE gene encoding RNA polymerase sporulation sigma factor SigE, which yields MRQSLLKMKLLYRYYYIKLLKYFKLYQEESIYYIGGSETLPPPLSNDEESFLIEKLKDDQSTVRTILIERNLRLVVYIARKFENTGIGVEDLISIGTIGLIKAVNTFNPEKNIKLATYASRCIENEILMYLRRNSKIKMEVSFDEPLNIDWDGNELLLSDILGTDNDIIYRFLEEEVDKELLKVALDKLSKREKKIMELRFGLNSGKERTQKEVADILGISQSYISRLEKRIVSRLKKEINRMI from the coding sequence ATGAGACAATCACTATTGAAAATGAAATTATTATACCGTTATTATTATATTAAATTATTAAAGTACTTTAAGCTTTATCAAGAGGAAAGTATCTACTATATTGGGGGTAGTGAAACTTTGCCGCCCCCCTTATCAAATGATGAAGAGAGTTTCCTCATAGAGAAATTAAAAGATGACCAGAGTACAGTGAGGACGATTTTAATTGAAAGAAATCTGCGTTTAGTGGTATATATTGCAAGAAAGTTTGAAAACACAGGTATAGGTGTGGAGGATTTAATATCCATAGGAACAATAGGGTTAATTAAAGCAGTAAATACTTTTAACCCAGAAAAAAACATTAAGTTAGCCACCTACGCTTCACGATGTATAGAAAATGAAATTTTAATGTACTTAAGAAGAAATAGTAAAATCAAAATGGAGGTTTCCTTCGATGAACCTCTTAACATTGATTGGGATGGTAATGAACTGTTATTATCAGACATTTTAGGAACCGATAACGATATTATTTATCGTTTTTTAGAGGAAGAGGTAGATAAGGAACTCTTGAAGGTAGCTTTAGATAAACTTTCAAAGAGAGAAAAAAAGATTATGGAACTGAGGTTTGGGTTAAATAGCGGTAAAGAAAGAACGCAAAAAGAAGTGGCAGATATCCTAGGGATTTCTCAATCTTACATATCAAGGCTAGAAAAAAGAATCGTATCAAGACTTAAAAAGGAAATTAATAGAATGATATAA
- the spoIIGA gene encoding sigma-E processing peptidase SpoIIGA, whose translation MIVYAEYVFLENFIMNFVILSLTAKFGKNPAKKRKILLASAISALYAFIIFFPSLHFLFSIVMKLACSMMIIILAFTPYKFKEFFRLLGIFYLITLVFGGAGFAIFYFTNFNGIISNGIFYITNISAKNIFIAVGVGYMLINFCWGYLQKQLSKEKILINIKIEIDGATVEVMGIVDTGNSLVDPISKYPVIIVEYDAIIDLLPLEVQRFFSCTGKPNFTQMALLLHGSSWITRFRMIPYNALGTENGMLIGFKPDFVSIQKEADSKSIQEIIVAIYDRKLSKAGEYRALLHPDLI comes from the coding sequence ATGATTGTCTATGCGGAATATGTTTTTTTGGAAAACTTTATTATGAATTTCGTTATATTGTCTTTAACAGCTAAATTTGGAAAAAATCCTGCAAAAAAGAGAAAGATATTATTGGCTTCAGCTATTAGTGCTCTATATGCGTTTATTATTTTTTTTCCTTCACTGCATTTTTTATTTTCTATTGTTATGAAGTTGGCCTGCTCTATGATGATTATTATTTTGGCCTTTACTCCCTACAAATTTAAAGAGTTTTTTCGGCTTTTAGGGATATTTTATTTAATTACTTTGGTATTTGGAGGAGCAGGTTTTGCTATATTTTATTTTACGAACTTTAATGGCATCATAAGCAATGGTATTTTTTATATCACGAACATTTCTGCAAAAAATATTTTTATTGCTGTAGGTGTAGGTTACATGCTTATCAACTTTTGTTGGGGTTATCTGCAAAAGCAGTTATCTAAAGAAAAAATCCTTATCAATATAAAGATAGAGATCGATGGCGCTACAGTTGAGGTAATGGGTATAGTAGATACCGGTAACTCATTGGTAGATCCTATTAGCAAGTATCCTGTAATCATTGTAGAGTATGATGCTATTATAGATTTATTACCTTTAGAGGTGCAAAGATTTTTTAGTTGTACAGGAAAACCAAATTTTACACAAATGGCTTTGCTTTTGCATGGCAGCAGCTGGATAACGCGGTTCAGAATGATTCCTTATAATGCATTAGGAACAGAAAATGGTATGTTGATTGGCTTTAAACCTGATTTTGTGTCTATACAAAAAGAAGCAGATAGTAAAAGTATTCAAGAAATTATTGTTGCTATTTATGACAGAAAACTATCGAAGGCAGGAGAATATAGAGCCCTTTTACATCCAGATTTAATATAA
- the ftsZ gene encoding cell division protein FtsZ, producing the protein MLEFDVDMDQFAQIKVIGVGGGGNNAVNRMIESELKGVEFIAVNTDKQALFTSKAEHKIQIGEKLTRGLGAGANPEIGRKAAEESREDIYKLLQGADMVFITAGMGGGTGTGAAPIVAEVAKELGILTVGVVTKPFTFEGKRRMLHAEQGVQELKGRVDTLVTIPNDRLLQVIEKKTTMLDAFRMADDVLKQGVQGISDLIAVPGLVNLDFADVKTIMVEQGLAHMGIGRASGENRAAEAAKQAIQSPLLETSIQGAKGVLLNITGGSSLGLFEVNEAAELVTEAADQDANIIFGAVINEELKDEIRITVIATGFEHDLTKPIEPQKKASVTAVHKEVAAAAEDQVKQVDELDIPIFLRRKK; encoded by the coding sequence GTGTTAGAATTTGATGTGGATATGGATCAATTTGCTCAGATCAAAGTAATCGGTGTGGGCGGAGGTGGAAACAACGCTGTAAATCGTATGATTGAATCGGAATTAAAAGGTGTGGAGTTTATTGCCGTTAACACAGATAAACAAGCTTTATTTACTTCTAAGGCTGAACATAAGATACAAATAGGTGAGAAGCTGACAAGGGGATTAGGTGCTGGTGCAAATCCTGAAATTGGTAGAAAAGCTGCTGAAGAAAGCAGGGAAGACATCTATAAGTTACTACAGGGAGCTGATATGGTCTTCATTACTGCTGGTATGGGAGGCGGCACAGGCACAGGAGCAGCGCCAATTGTTGCAGAGGTGGCAAAGGAACTAGGGATTTTAACTGTAGGTGTTGTAACAAAACCCTTTACATTTGAAGGTAAAAGAAGAATGTTACATGCTGAACAAGGTGTTCAAGAATTAAAGGGTAGAGTGGACACTTTAGTAACGATTCCAAATGATCGTTTGCTTCAGGTAATAGAAAAGAAGACAACCATGTTAGATGCATTTAGAATGGCTGATGATGTATTAAAGCAAGGTGTACAAGGTATATCCGATTTAATTGCGGTACCTGGTCTAGTAAATCTAGACTTTGCTGATGTTAAAACGATTATGGTAGAACAAGGCTTAGCACATATGGGTATAGGACGAGCTAGTGGTGAAAATCGTGCTGCAGAAGCAGCAAAACAAGCTATTCAAAGTCCGCTGTTGGAGACCTCTATTCAAGGAGCAAAGGGCGTATTATTAAATATTACTGGAGGATCTAGTTTAGGGTTGTTTGAGGTGAATGAAGCCGCGGAATTAGTCACTGAGGCAGCAGACCAGGATGCGAATATTATTTTTGGTGCTGTAATCAATGAAGAGCTAAAGGATGAAATTAGAATTACAGTAATAGCTACAGGTTTTGAACATGATTTAACAAAACCTATAGAACCGCAAAAGAAGGCTAGTGTAACTGCCGTTCATAAAGAAGTGGCGGCAGCTGCAGAAGATCAGGTAAAACAAGTAGACGAATTAGATATTCCTATCTTTTTAAGAAGAAAAAAATAA
- a CDS encoding small basic family protein: MLFAIIGLALGIFLGLYLPITYPATYSLYISVAILAAMDSVFGALRASVENKFNTGIFVSGFFGNAILAGFLAYIGDRLGVPLYYAAIFAFGARLFQNFAILRRHLLEKIRF, from the coding sequence ATGTTATTTGCAATTATTGGTTTAGCACTGGGAATCTTTTTAGGATTATATCTGCCCATAACTTATCCTGCCACTTATTCTCTTTATATCTCTGTTGCAATACTGGCAGCAATGGACTCTGTTTTTGGAGCACTTAGAGCTAGTGTAGAAAATAAGTTTAACACAGGGATTTTTGTATCAGGCTTTTTTGGTAATGCAATACTGGCAGGGTTTTTAGCTTATATAGGCGATCGTCTAGGGGTTCCCCTATATTATGCAGCAATATTTGCCTTTGGTGCAAGATTGTTCCAAAACTTTGCCATCTTAAGAAGGCATTTACTAGAAAAAATACGTTTTTAA
- a CDS encoding DUF881 domain-containing protein — protein MRSFYGKITIGLMFFVLGFMIVLQFRSDLEDYSFISIKTISNLQGAIDTEKEEINNKKQMILSKEAKLSEYQRALEEDGSIKEVLINEINTMRLTSGFVDVEGPGIIIRLSDSERELYEGQDPNDLIIHDGDVLTILNDLKIAGAEVISINGQRVLNTSEIKCAGPTITINNYTYGQPFTIRAIGDPQTLDAAIKAPDSYAWYLREVFGLTIESYTSDRVKISKYQGDISLKYISMMEGD, from the coding sequence ATGAGATCTTTCTATGGAAAAATAACAATTGGACTTATGTTTTTTGTACTAGGCTTTATGATTGTCTTGCAGTTTAGAAGCGATTTAGAGGATTATAGCTTTATTAGCATAAAAACTATCAGTAATTTGCAGGGAGCCATTGATACAGAAAAAGAAGAAATAAATAATAAAAAGCAGATGATTCTTTCTAAGGAAGCAAAATTAAGTGAGTATCAGAGGGCGTTAGAAGAAGATGGTAGTATTAAAGAAGTACTAATTAATGAAATTAATACAATGCGATTAACCAGTGGCTTTGTAGATGTAGAAGGGCCAGGAATTATCATAAGATTAAGTGATAGTGAACGGGAGTTATACGAAGGGCAGGACCCTAATGATCTTATTATTCATGATGGAGATGTATTAACCATATTAAATGACTTAAAAATTGCAGGGGCAGAGGTGATTTCTATCAATGGTCAGAGGGTATTAAATACATCAGAAATAAAATGCGCCGGTCCTACGATTACCATTAATAATTATACCTATGGACAGCCTTTTACCATAAGAGCCATAGGAGATCCACAAACTTTAGATGCTGCTATAAAGGCGCCTGATTCTTATGCTTGGTATTTAAGAGAGGTATTTGGTTTGACAATAGAATCCTATACAAGTGACCGAGTGAAAATATCAAAATATCAAGGTGATATTTCTTTAAAATATATTTCAATGATGGAAGGTGATTAA
- a CDS encoding DUF881 domain-containing protein — MNFKGKIAIALLCGILGLTISIQFNTVKSGPGGGFLSTQKAQQLAMELRNLRTEKERLNEELTNLEKRLKEYEISEADENLMIKNLKRDLERYQLLAGYKEGEGPGVVVTVDDPPNDYFLEGEGSFIMYNYDVLLEVINQLNAAGAEAIAVNDQRYIANTEIHYTSNTVLINSVPTRPPFVIKAIGNPETLEAALNMRYGVVWGMRQVYNLQVNVRKENVVQVPRYSKVIQFDYAKPVEPLQ; from the coding sequence ATGAATTTCAAAGGTAAAATTGCCATTGCTTTACTCTGTGGTATATTAGGACTTACTATATCCATACAATTTAATACTGTGAAAAGTGGGCCTGGAGGGGGCTTTTTATCTACACAAAAAGCACAACAGCTGGCAATGGAGTTAAGAAACTTAAGAACTGAGAAGGAAAGGCTAAATGAAGAGCTAACCAATCTGGAAAAGCGTTTGAAGGAATATGAAATTTCTGAAGCTGATGAAAATCTTATGATTAAAAATCTAAAAAGAGATTTAGAACGCTATCAATTATTAGCAGGTTATAAGGAAGGTGAGGGTCCAGGGGTTGTTGTTACGGTGGATGATCCTCCTAATGATTATTTTTTGGAGGGGGAGGGAAGCTTCATTATGTATAATTACGATGTGCTCTTAGAAGTAATCAATCAATTAAACGCTGCAGGAGCAGAGGCGATTGCCGTTAATGATCAAAGATACATTGCCAATACTGAAATACATTATACATCAAATACGGTACTGATTAATTCTGTACCTACAAGACCTCCTTTTGTTATTAAGGCTATTGGGAATCCTGAGACATTGGAAGCAGCGTTGAACATGAGGTATGGCGTTGTCTGGGGAATGCGGCAGGTTTATAACCTGCAGGTAAATGTGAGAAAAGAAAATGTTGTTCAAGTACCAAGGTATAGTAAAGTAATTCAATTCGATTATGCTAAACCCGTTGAACCACTTCAATAG
- a CDS encoding cell division protein FtsQ/DivIB codes for MEYLEKKREKQRIKNIRKRKIKKFLTAFFFIIVFFLWGIYFLLQSDLLNLKKIEVQGNIILTTEEIIDTGQLFLNRNIFQYKLIDIEKNLLSHPFIKEVSLQRKLPNRIIVTVREREKYAIIPYMGSYIYIDQDKVVLQVSENYLAEDLILITGVEFQSFNLGDQVDISKEPLLDAAIELIEASKLVTIGELISEINIGQEDYIKLVTFDGIEVLIGNKTDMAYSVLALKEVLTNLYTRNIKSVIVDMRYKGQISIRNRENWEEN; via the coding sequence ATGGAATATCTAGAAAAAAAGAGAGAGAAGCAAAGGATAAAAAACATAAGAAAACGGAAGATAAAAAAGTTTTTAACTGCTTTTTTCTTTATTATCGTTTTTTTCTTATGGGGGATATATTTTTTATTACAATCGGATTTATTAAATCTAAAAAAAATTGAGGTTCAGGGAAACATCATTTTAACAACCGAAGAGATCATCGATACTGGGCAATTATTTTTAAATAGAAATATATTTCAATATAAATTAATAGATATAGAAAAAAACTTACTATCTCATCCTTTTATTAAGGAAGTAAGCCTCCAAAGAAAGTTACCGAATAGAATCATAGTGACTGTGAGAGAGCGAGAAAAATATGCTATAATACCATATATGGGGTCGTATATTTATATAGATCAAGATAAAGTAGTATTGCAGGTTTCTGAAAATTATTTAGCAGAGGATTTAATATTAATCACCGGTGTTGAATTTCAAAGTTTTAACTTAGGAGACCAGGTGGACATAAGTAAAGAACCTCTATTAGATGCAGCGATTGAACTGATTGAGGCCTCTAAGTTAGTTACAATTGGAGAACTCATTTCTGAGATTAATATAGGGCAAGAAGATTATATCAAGTTGGTTACCTTTGATGGTATAGAGGTTTTAATAGGGAATAAAACAGATATGGCTTATTCTGTGTTGGCTTTAAAGGAAGTATTAACCAACTTATATACAAGGAATATAAAAAGTGTTATAGTTGATATGCGATATAAAGGACAAATATCTATAAGAAATAGAGAAAATTGGGAGGAAAATTGA